The Juglans regia cultivar Chandler chromosome 10, Walnut 2.0, whole genome shotgun sequence genome includes the window aaaatcgaaaatgaataacaatattaaaaatttgaagcCTCCatatatcaataatatattGATTGCATTTCATTGGacaaaaagaagataaatcatTAACACGACTAGACATATATAAAATGACATTATAATCATGTACGTAGGTCATTATCGACATTATTTGTTGGGGGTTATTAGGGTCTCAAAACTAATTAAGATGCAGacgaaaatcaaataaattatattatcaattattaaGGTATTGGCATTAATGTGAATTAATTCTTCCAAAGTTCGTATATATAACATTCGAGCAGGCCATATATCAATGTCCGTCCATTCCTCGACAGCTTTAAACTTGACcctttctttaattattattcattcacCACGTACTCAACCCAGTCAAAAAGACGTGATACGGTCCATACGGCAGATCGTCCGccaaaatattagtaaaaaaattaattttttttcatcaattttaatttattattttatatctcacatcttataaaaaatattatatattattaaaaaaatatatatataaaatatgaaaataaataataatttatgtataacAAAATCttagtaaaagttaaaactgaTGAAAAACTTGGATGAtttgattaagaaaaatattttagttacaaagaaattgtaaaattaaattataaaattaatatgaattGATGTGATAggtcaaattattaaattatttttattataaaataaatctaacgaattgtataaaattatataaatttatgaatttattttatataatttatttgttttgtatgaattctcttttatttaatcatttggAGTTGGACCCACCATTAGTGTTTCCGGACCCTATATAGTACAcacaaaaatacattatatatttttttaaaatgattgatacagtcttaatttatataaatttcccacgttttatttaaagaaaatttgataaatttagtataaaatatttatattttaatagtaaatttatatttttaggtatttaattttaattcttttaactttttcgtACATCCAAAAGCACACAAGATACTCGGAACCGAAACTTTGGCACAATTACAAATTCATCTTTATAAACTTTCAAACGCGCTTCCTTCCTTGCTGCATTTAGCTGCACTTTATGGGAGTGGTTTAGTTAAGATggattgagatagtttgtaaataatagaataaaaattaaattatttattatattttatataaaaattaaaaaaaattattttaaattttaaaaaaattaaattatttattatattttatataaaaatttaaaaaaattataatgataagattagatgaattgaagtaagttaaaataaattacgAATACAGACGAAacctaaatttttatattagttCGAAGATTTACAAGGTAAGATATATacgaatataaattttatttgtctTTACTTATATTTGCTGGTgtgcatattttaaataattttttatattaattagttgaatgaataattatttaagatatattattaaattactaataatatttaaattacattttttttatatgaatataaaatcataattgAGTTGGTTTTTGTAATTCTCTGCAACaacgaaaaaaaatagaaatagaagaaCGTTTCCAGCACTGTCACTGACAGTCTGACACTGCCAGCCATGCTGagcacatacatatatactttttattttgtttttattttatttattttattttctctctaatcGATAAGCTTTATTTTTCACTGGTCTTACTTCGACCTCGTTATTCCtaattccttctttctttttacaaaGCATCCATCTTTTATATCTCTCTTCTCGTTCTCTTCGTCTCTCTCTAGCCCACGCAgtactctctgtctctctcacaTGGCTTTTCGTCTGAAAACCGTTTTTGGGTTTATTCGAAACCGCCAATACAGACCTCCATTCGGAACCAGCACAGGAAAGTAGAGAACAGAAACAAAATCTTAATCCCATTTGTtttcattgtttgttttttcgTTCAGGAATTGCCCAATGGCTGTGGTTTTTGACTCTGGGTCAGGGTCTCTGGTATTGTGGTTCATTTCGCTTCTGCTACTCGGTGGAACAGTCAAGTCGGAGCCGACCCAGGACAAGCAAGCCCTCCTTGCTTTTATCAACCAGACCCCACACGCGAATCGTGTGCAATGGAACGCGTCCGGGTCAGCGTGCGACTGGTTCGGAGTTTTTTGTGACGCGAACCGTTCCTACGTATCTACTCTCCGGCTCCCCGGGGTCGGCCTTGTGGGAACGATTCCACCAAACACTCTTGGCCGGCTTAGTCAGCTTCGAGTGCTCAGTCTTCGCTCGAACCGCCTCTCCGGTGAGATCCCCCCCGATTTCTCCAATCTCACCCTCCTCCGCAGCCTTTACCTCCAAAATAACGAGCTATCCGGTGAGTTTCCACTCACCTTGACTCACTTAACTCGATTGACTCGTCTCGATCTCTCGTCCAACAACTTAACGGGTCCAATCCCATTCTCAATCAACAACCTTACCCACCTGACTGCTCTTCTCTTACAAAACAACGGATTCTCGGGTACATTACCGAGCATCGCAGCCGGTTTGGATAAATTCAACGTCTCGTACAACCATCTCAACGGTTCCATTCCCGAAACGCTAGCGAAATTCCCAGCATCTGCATTCGCCGGAAACTCTGATCTCTGTGGGAAGCCACTGCCGCCGTGTAACCCATTCTTTCCATCACCGGCTCCATCACCGTCAGAGAAACCAGGCACGAACCCAGTTAAGAAAAAGTCCAAGAAGCTCTCCACAGTCGCTATAGTCTTAATAGCAGTTGGTTCAGCCGCGATAGCCTTTCTTCTACTGGTATTCCTCTTGCTCTGTCTCAAGAGACGACACCGTCAGCGAACAGCGAAATCTCCGAAGCCGCCGGCTACGACGCGTGCGATACCGGTGGAGGCAGGGACATCGTCGTCGAAGGACGACATCACGGGTGGGTCCACCGAGGCGGAGAGGAACAGGTTGGTGTTCCTCGAAGGTGGGATTTATAGCTTTGACTTGGAGGACCTGTTGAGAGCCTCAGCGGAGGTTTTGGGGAAAGGAAGCGTGGGGACCTCGTACAAGGCGGTGCTGGAGGAAGGGACTACAGTGGTGGTGAAGAGGCTCAAGGACGTGGTGGTGACCAAGAGGGAGTTCGAGATGCAAATGGAGTTGCTGGGGAAGATTAAGCACGAGAATGTGGTTCCTCTCAGAGCTTATTACTATTCCAAGGATGAGAAATTGCTCGTTTCTGATTTCATGTCTGCCGGAAGCTTGTCCGCCCTTCTTCACGGTATGATACCAAATTTTCTCTGGTACATGCAATTTTTTGCTTCTATCCGTTAAATTAACGAGGATTAATCATCTAActtattctgatttttttaaaaaaaagaagaaatttaaatgcaaattcCCAGGGGCACTTATTCAAGAAGGAAGAACATgacttttgactttttttttttttgtgtatacGGAAATTCATTTCTTGTAAAATAATCAACATAGATTTGTGTTTTGTCGAATCTTGACCGGCGCTAAGCTCTAGCTGTgtttgtactatatatatatatatgatatgtttCTTTAActgataaattatatacataaacaCAAGCACATCTGGGCAGCATTATGCGGAGGCTTCGTTATAGAAATTAATTAGAGGTTTCTGTGTCTAAAATCAGCGCAGTATCCTCATATTCGATTGTTTAATTCCTGTTATAGTACATACAAACATTCCAAGTGTGTTTGAGTTCCCTATCACACGACCTTTAGGCTTTAAGCAACATGCTCTCATGATCTGCCATGAATTGCGTGACCGACAtcatttttgttccttttttgcttttttgttttttttatttctcacttTTGCTCCTTTTCACGATACCCATTTCGATTTCTTCTATGCAATTTACCTTGGTTTTTTCAACAGACATTTTTTGCACCGAAATATGTCATATgactcatatttatttatttttatatacccCAGCTGTCTGTTTTTTCCTGTTTGCTTGGTTGTAATGCACAAAGATCTAATTATTTGGTCATTTTCTTCTTCGATCGGCAAcccataattaatttattcagtAATATTAGGCTTGATAATGTTGACATGAACGGATCAAGTGACGTCAATATTCCGGTAATCTTCTTGCAGGGAGCAGAGGGTCTGGCCGTACGCCATTGGAGTGGGACAACCGTTTCAGAATAGCACTGGGTGCCGCAAGAGGCCTCGCCCATCTACACTTATCGGGAAAGGTTGTCCACGGTAACATAAAGGCCTCCAACGTTCTCCTCCGACCCGACCAAGACGCGGCCGTCACGGACTACGGGATCAACACGCTGTTCGGTACATCGACCCCGCCCAACCGCGTTGCCGGATACCGTGCCCCGGAGGTGGTGGAAACCCGGAAGGTGACGTTCAAATCCGACGTGTACAGTTTCGGGGTGTTGCTGCTGGAGATACTGACGGGGAAAGCACCGAACCA containing:
- the LOC109019796 gene encoding probable inactive receptor kinase At2g26730 gives rise to the protein MAVVFDSGSGSLVLWFISLLLLGGTVKSEPTQDKQALLAFINQTPHANRVQWNASGSACDWFGVFCDANRSYVSTLRLPGVGLVGTIPPNTLGRLSQLRVLSLRSNRLSGEIPPDFSNLTLLRSLYLQNNELSGEFPLTLTHLTRLTRLDLSSNNLTGPIPFSINNLTHLTALLLQNNGFSGTLPSIAAGLDKFNVSYNHLNGSIPETLAKFPASAFAGNSDLCGKPLPPCNPFFPSPAPSPSEKPGTNPVKKKSKKLSTVAIVLIAVGSAAIAFLLLVFLLLCLKRRHRQRTAKSPKPPATTRAIPVEAGTSSSKDDITGGSTEAERNRLVFLEGGIYSFDLEDLLRASAEVLGKGSVGTSYKAVLEEGTTVVVKRLKDVVVTKREFEMQMELLGKIKHENVVPLRAYYYSKDEKLLVSDFMSAGSLSALLHGSRGSGRTPLEWDNRFRIALGAARGLAHLHLSGKVVHGNIKASNVLLRPDQDAAVTDYGINTLFGTSTPPNRVAGYRAPEVVETRKVTFKSDVYSFGVLLLEILTGKAPNQASLSEEGIDLPRWVQSVVREEWTAEVFDAELVRYHNVEEEMVQLLQIAMACVSTVPDHRPAMQEVVRMMEDLNRGETDDALRQSSDDPSKGSSAHTPP